From the genome of Gemmatimonadaceae bacterium:
GCGACCGACGTGCAGGTGTGGGTGTCGTTCGACGACGGCGATCATTGGCAATCCCTCCGCTTCAACATGCCGGCGATCTCGGTGCGCGATCTCGAGCTCAAGGACGACAGCACGTGCCTGTGCGCCGATCTCGTCGCGGGCACGCACGGCCGCGGCTTCTGGATTCTCGACGACGTGACGCCACTGCGGCAGCAAGCCGAGGCGCGAGCGGCGCAAAACGCGCGGGCGGCATTTCTGTTCAAGCCGGCGACCGCGATTCGCGTTCGGTATGGAATGAACGACCCGACGCCCTGGCCGCCGGAATGGCCGGCGGGTGAGAACCCGATGCCTGGCGGCATCATCGACTACAACCTCGCGGACAACGCGTCCGCGCCGGTGACGCTCGAGATCCTCGAGGGAACCAAGGTCATCCGGCACTACTCGAGCGCCGACCCGGTGATGAACCCGCACCCGGCGCTCGATCCGGAAGCCTACGATCAGATTTGTCGCAAGACCCCGTCGGCGCCGGACTGCGCGCTTCCATTGTACTGGCCCGGCGCGCCGATCGTGTTGTCACAGCGCGCCGGATTCCACCGCTTCTCGTGGGATCTGAAGCTGGATCCGATCGGGGCCGGCGGTGGGGGCGGAGGAGGCGGCGCCGGCGGCGCGGTGCCGCACCACACGTACCCCTCGGTCGCTTCGCCCTGGGCGCCGCCGGGGAATTACACCGTGCGGCTCACCGTCGACGGCAAGCAATACACGCAGCCGATCACGGTGCGTCTGGATCCGCGAGTCAAGACGCCGGCCGTCGCGCTGGCACAGCTCACGTCGATGACGCGCGAGATGTACAACGGCGCGGAAGCGGCGCGCGCGGCGTACGAGCAGGCGCGCGCGTTGTCGGCGAAGCTCGAGAGCGCGGGCGGCGATGACGCGGCCGCGTTCAAGCGCGAAGTCGATTCGCTCGCGCCGCCGGCGCCGACGGGTGGACGTGGCGGCGGTCGCGGGGGCGGAGGTGGCGGCCGCGGCGGACGCGGTGGCGCGCCGGAAGCGCACAATCTCGAGACGGTGATGGCGTCGCAAATGGCGGCCGCGATGGCGATGCAATCCGCCGAGGTCGCTCCGACGGCGTCTCAGATCGCGGCGGTTACAAAGGCGCGCGGTGACGCGGTCGCGGTGATGAAGCGCTGGACGACGCTCAAGACGACCGGTCTGGCGGCACTCAACGCGAAACGGAAAAAAGCGGGACAGAGCACGATCGACCTGCCCGCCGCGGAATAAGCGGCGTCCGGAGGCACCAATGCCGAACTACGACAGCGGCCCGATTCGCGATCACGCCGTGGTCGCGCACGACGCTTGGGTCGAGGCTCGCCTCGATCTCCTGCGGCGCGAAAAGGAGTTCTCGAAAGCCCGAGACGAGATCGCGCGCGCGCGCCGCGCGTTGCCGTGGGAGAGGGTCACCAAAGCGTACGCGTTCGACGGTCCTCACCCCAAGGGGCGACGAACCTTGGCCGATCTATTCGACGGACGGCGACAACTCGTCGTCTACCACTTCATGTTCGATCCGTCGTGGAAGGAGGGATGCGCGCATTGTTCGTTCTGGGCGGACAGTTTCAACGCGCTCGGCGACGGCTCGCACCTCAACCATCGCGACACCACCTTCGTCGCCATTTCCCGCGCTCCGCTCGACAAGCTCGACGCGTTCAAGAAGCGAATGGGCTGGTCGTTCAAGTGGGTCTCGTCGTCGCCGAGCGATTTCAACTTTGATTACGGCGTGTCGTTCACGCCGGATGAGCAATCGCACGCGACGGGCGTGTACAACTACACGCCCGTCGAGAGCGGGAGCGAGCGCGAAGGAGCGAGCGTCTTCTACCAGGACGACCACGGAGACATCTACCACACCTACTCGACCTACGCGCGCGGGATCGACCTGCTGAACGTCACGTACAATTTTCTCGACCTCACGCCAAAGGGGCGCGACGAGGCCCACTTGTCCGACTCACAGGCGTGGGTTCGGCACCACGACAAGTACAACAACTCATGACAGGGTCGGGCGACAATCTTGGCGGCAGGATCGTCGCCGTGAGTCGAAGCGAGACGCACTCGTTCGCAAAGGCGACCCGCGACGAGGTGCGCCTGGTCGAGGGGTTCGGCGTCGAGGGAGACGCGCATGGCGGCGCGACGGTCAAGCATCGCTCTCGCGTCTCGCGTGACCCGACTCATCCCAACCTGCGACAGGTGCACCTCATTCACGCCGAACTGCTGGACGAACTGTCTGCCGCCGGCTTCGACGTGCCCGCCGGGGCACTCGGCGAGAATTTGACGACGCGCGGCATCCGCCTTCTCGAATTGCCGACCGGTTCTCGTCTGCGCATCGGGGACGAAGCGGTCATCGAGCTCACGGGGCTGCGCAATCCGTGCGTCCAGATCGACCGGTTCAAGTCAGGACTGCTGGCGAAGGTCGTCGCGCGGAGCGACGCGGGCGAGCCGGTCCGCCGCGCGGGCGTGATGAGCGTCGTCGTCGTGGGTGGACTCGTGCGAGCGGGCGACGCCGTCGTCGCCGAGCTGCCGCCGGAACCTCATCGGCCGCTGGAGCCGGTATGAGCAACAAGGTCGCGGCGACGCAGGTGGCGTGGCTGGCCGACGTCGACACCCCGATCGGCGAGATGATCGCCGGCGCGACGGACACGCACCTCGTACTTCTCGAGTTCGCGCGGCGGCGAACGCTGGACGCGCAGTTGGAGCGCCTCACGCGCATGACGGGGTTCATGCTCGAGCGCGGTGAGTCGCGCATCGTGCGCGACCTTGGGCGCGAGCTCGGCGAATATTTTGGCGGCGAGCGCAAGGAGTTCAGCATTCCCATCGA
Proteins encoded in this window:
- a CDS encoding thioredoxin family protein, which produces MPNYDSGPIRDHAVVAHDAWVEARLDLLRREKEFSKARDEIARARRALPWERVTKAYAFDGPHPKGRRTLADLFDGRRQLVVYHFMFDPSWKEGCAHCSFWADSFNALGDGSHLNHRDTTFVAISRAPLDKLDAFKKRMGWSFKWVSSSPSDFNFDYGVSFTPDEQSHATGVYNYTPVESGSEREGASVFYQDDHGDIYHTYSTYARGIDLLNVTYNFLDLTPKGRDEAHLSDSQAWVRHHDKYNNS
- a CDS encoding MOSC domain-containing protein, which codes for MTGSGDNLGGRIVAVSRSETHSFAKATRDEVRLVEGFGVEGDAHGGATVKHRSRVSRDPTHPNLRQVHLIHAELLDELSAAGFDVPAGALGENLTTRGIRLLELPTGSRLRIGDEAVIELTGLRNPCVQIDRFKSGLLAKVVARSDAGEPVRRAGVMSVVVVGGLVRAGDAVVAELPPEPHRPLEPV